From Dietzia sp. ANT_WB102, a single genomic window includes:
- a CDS encoding NlpC/P60 family protein, with protein sequence MEPDHSSNRARGVRPRGNRGRPPGRAALAAALVLGTAAGVVHAPISGAQPISAVAPRDISGLIRAVAEATATLDQTHEEIAVQRESVNKSLVDLQMARIELDRAIAHADRTSAEREQAESGVEAARNALDDYSRLLHRQGTAPGAASGILNPGGPADAGLRQEYLRRAAADQRTVVGDMVAAAEEAARQESDAVAARDAAEQRYSDAAARRDSAEAEVSEVAGDVAALEEQVGTLTRELEEHRSALAESGATPAGPRTEATDGVDAEAMRAEALSALAAEPEAGEQAADIASALPSHLDLGAVRQFAGGSSDQATRALGGTIDAGSVGAAIDAGINGDTERIVQQVADAIGRADFGSIAQGPAAPGPAAPGPGGGQGGNSGPPSNSARVETVVNRALSQLGVPYAWGGGDAKGPTRGIRDGGVADSHGDYNKIGFDCSGLMIYAFAGIGKALPHYTGYQYTAGPQHPVATRQRGDMLFWPGHVALYLGDGKMVEAPQSGDVVKISSVRMAGIWPMVVRLV encoded by the coding sequence GTGGAGCCTGACCATTCGTCGAATCGTGCCCGTGGGGTGCGCCCGCGTGGCAATCGTGGAAGACCACCGGGCCGGGCGGCACTGGCCGCTGCGCTGGTCCTGGGAACTGCTGCCGGGGTCGTACACGCGCCGATCTCCGGCGCACAGCCGATCTCGGCGGTCGCACCGAGGGACATCTCCGGACTCATCCGTGCCGTCGCCGAGGCCACCGCCACACTCGACCAGACCCATGAGGAGATCGCGGTCCAGCGCGAGAGCGTCAACAAGAGCCTGGTCGACCTGCAAATGGCCCGAATCGAACTCGATCGCGCCATTGCCCACGCCGACCGCACCTCCGCCGAACGCGAGCAGGCCGAGTCCGGCGTCGAGGCCGCGCGGAACGCGCTCGACGACTACTCCCGCCTGCTGCACCGCCAGGGCACCGCACCTGGCGCGGCGTCAGGGATCCTGAACCCCGGCGGTCCGGCGGACGCAGGTCTCCGCCAGGAGTATCTCCGGCGCGCCGCGGCTGATCAACGCACGGTGGTGGGGGACATGGTGGCGGCGGCCGAGGAAGCCGCCCGACAAGAGTCCGACGCCGTCGCCGCCCGCGACGCAGCCGAGCAGCGCTACTCCGATGCCGCCGCTCGTCGTGACTCCGCGGAGGCGGAAGTGTCCGAGGTCGCGGGGGATGTCGCCGCTCTCGAGGAGCAGGTCGGCACATTGACCCGCGAACTGGAGGAGCACCGTTCAGCCCTCGCGGAGTCGGGAGCGACGCCTGCCGGCCCGCGAACCGAGGCCACGGACGGGGTCGACGCCGAAGCCATGCGTGCCGAAGCGCTCAGTGCTCTCGCCGCCGAACCAGAGGCGGGGGAGCAAGCCGCCGACATTGCGTCCGCCCTCCCCTCGCATCTCGACCTCGGCGCCGTACGTCAGTTCGCCGGAGGCTCCTCCGACCAGGCGACCCGCGCCCTCGGCGGGACGATCGACGCCGGCAGCGTGGGCGCGGCCATCGACGCGGGTATCAACGGTGACACCGAGCGGATCGTGCAGCAGGTTGCCGACGCCATCGGCCGTGCCGACTTCGGGTCGATCGCCCAGGGGCCGGCGGCACCCGGGCCAGCGGCACCCGGGCCGGGAGGCGGCCAGGGTGGGAATTCCGGACCCCCCTCGAACAGTGCTCGCGTGGAGACCGTCGTCAACCGGGCCCTATCCCAGCTCGGGGTTCCTTACGCCTGGGGAGGCGGCGACGCCAAGGGGCCCACCCGCGGTATCCGCGACGGCGGTGTCGCCGACAGTCACGGGGACTACAACAAAATCGGATTCGACTGCTCAGGTCTGATGATCTACGCGTTTGCCGGGATCGGTAAAGCCCTCCCGCACTACACCGGCTACCAGTACACCGCCGGACCACAGCACCCCGTGGCCACCCGCCAGCGCGGGGACATGCTGTTCTGGCCCGGCCACGTGGCCCTCTACCTGGGTGACGGCAAGATGGTCGAGGCTCCCCAGTCCGGCGACGTCGTGAAGATCTCCTCGGTGCGCATGGCCGGGATCTGGCCGATGGTGGTGCGGCTGGTCTGA
- a CDS encoding DUF58 domain-containing protein, with the protein MNAADAGRRDDPADVSSRAALAQLELLVTRRLDGVLNGDHRGLLPGPGTEPGEARAYEPGDDVRTMDWSVTARTTVPHIRQTIADRELETWLIVDLSPSLDVESRYGTKRRLVEAAVATVGFLSAGGGSQVGMVLTGDGRPRVLRATGGRDHVRRLLDEVARATPRVSSGGLLDDCLHAVRNAARRHGLVVVISDFLSEVNWERSLRVLGTRHEFLAVHVSDPLDIALPAVGAALLQDPNTGEVLELDVDDALAADYRRAAQEQRDRVHSALRRCGAPVLALRTDRDWIRDVIDFVGVRRQGGLPTGDSLTRDLPDDHPGAQEVAPR; encoded by the coding sequence GTGAACGCCGCGGACGCGGGCAGGCGCGACGACCCGGCCGATGTGTCCTCCCGGGCGGCCCTGGCCCAGCTGGAACTGCTCGTCACGCGCCGTCTGGACGGCGTCCTCAACGGAGACCACCGAGGTCTCCTGCCGGGGCCGGGAACCGAGCCCGGAGAGGCACGGGCCTACGAACCCGGGGACGACGTCCGCACGATGGATTGGTCGGTCACAGCGAGGACTACCGTCCCGCACATCCGGCAGACCATCGCGGATCGTGAGCTCGAGACCTGGCTGATCGTGGACCTTTCGCCCAGCCTCGACGTGGAGAGCCGCTACGGCACAAAGCGGCGCCTTGTTGAGGCCGCCGTCGCCACTGTGGGCTTCCTCTCCGCGGGCGGCGGCAGCCAGGTAGGGATGGTGCTCACGGGAGACGGCCGACCTCGAGTTCTGCGGGCCACCGGCGGGCGCGATCACGTCCGACGACTGCTCGACGAGGTGGCACGGGCGACCCCGCGTGTCTCTTCGGGGGGCTTGCTCGACGACTGCCTCCACGCCGTCCGGAACGCCGCCCGTCGGCATGGGCTGGTCGTGGTGATCTCCGACTTCCTGTCCGAGGTGAACTGGGAGCGTTCCCTGCGCGTCCTCGGCACCCGCCACGAGTTCCTCGCCGTCCACGTGTCCGACCCGCTCGACATCGCCCTGCCCGCCGTGGGGGCGGCACTCCTGCAGGATCCAAACACCGGGGAGGTGCTGGAACTCGACGTCGACGACGCCCTCGCCGCCGACTATCGCCGTGCAGCCCAGGAGCAGCGCGACCGTGTCCATTCCGCCCTCCGGCGATGCGGTGCTCCCGTCCTCGCCCTACGGACCGACCGGGACTGGATACGCGACGTCATCGACTTCGTCGGCGTTCGCCGGCAGGGCGGACTGCCCACCGGTGACAGCCTGACCAGAGACTTACCCGACGACCACCCCGGGGCGCAGGAGGTGGCGCCGCGGTGA
- a CDS encoding TVP38/TMEM64 family protein translates to MRNRVTAWAAAVVLVIIVATLVPTPGLEQLRDWAAHLGPWFPVAFFTAYAVVTVTPVPRSTFTYSAAVLFTPAVAIPCSLVATGVAATLAFVGIRRLGHERTAALRADPRVASIDARLRRRGWLSVGSLRLVPAVPFSVVNYAAPLTSIPYPQFLLATLIGSAPGTVAAVLLGHSLTEGDGVAALWATGGFAAVGLVGMVLDAKLPVRPVR, encoded by the coding sequence GTGCGGAACCGGGTGACGGCGTGGGCGGCAGCTGTGGTGCTGGTGATCATCGTGGCGACCCTCGTGCCGACCCCCGGATTGGAACAACTCCGCGACTGGGCGGCACATCTCGGGCCATGGTTCCCGGTCGCGTTCTTCACGGCCTACGCGGTTGTCACCGTCACGCCGGTCCCCCGGTCCACGTTCACCTATTCGGCGGCGGTCCTGTTCACCCCGGCCGTGGCCATCCCATGCTCGCTCGTGGCTACCGGCGTTGCCGCAACGCTCGCGTTTGTCGGGATCCGGCGCCTCGGACACGAGCGGACCGCAGCGCTCCGGGCGGATCCGCGGGTGGCCTCAATTGACGCGAGACTGCGCCGGCGAGGGTGGCTGTCGGTCGGCAGCCTGCGACTGGTACCTGCGGTGCCGTTCTCGGTGGTTAACTACGCCGCCCCACTGACTTCGATCCCCTACCCGCAGTTCCTGCTGGCCACACTCATCGGCAGTGCGCCGGGGACAGTGGCCGCGGTCCTCCTGGGGCATTCGCTGACCGAGGGCGACGGCGTGGCCGCACTGTGGGCCACCGGCGGTTTCGCCGCGGTCGGCCTGGTGGGGATGGTCCTCGACGCCAAGCTGCCGGTCAGGCCGGTTCGGTGA
- a CDS encoding methylmalonyl-CoA mutase family protein, with the protein MTSPTTGPDLHSWYASVGAVLAKAARKDPADMPEDAWRALVATTRDGIDINPLYTREDEIAERPAPGQFPFVRGGDRSGLPESGWHVSSRVEVAGEVSEANTEILDLLNQGVSALWLTAGATDLAAVLKDVYLDLAPVTFDSGADLTEVAEAFLALLDERRSAGDGVTNRAAVIADLGASPVTSAYAGADSIGLDAAVRLAARVSEREETIRTFVADGTVFHADGAGDAQELAYSVAAGLEYVRALISAGLSAEAALGQVSFRLAATDDQFASIAKFRAGRLIWARVAELLGAPEAGGAPQHAVTSSAMMSRRDPWVNMLRTTLAAFGAGVGGATTVTVLPFDASVPGGLENTSRAFAARIARNTQLLLLEESHLGHVVDPAGGSWYVESLTDSLADAAWSALQTIEAEGGLIAAIEAGTVAEAIARVRQARDADIAHRTAPITGVSEFPNLDEQALDASRRGGDTYRYGRAFEDLRDRSDAHLEATGARPTILIAGLGPQAETTPRVTFVANLLAAGGIEARNPGVTEAGQYAGAAEGEQIAVLCGADKRYATEGADAVRALRDAGMSKVYLAGNEKGFPADATDRPDGYLALGMDAVTALTTLLDQLEVK; encoded by the coding sequence GTGACCAGTCCGACCACAGGTCCAGACCTTCACTCCTGGTACGCCTCTGTGGGAGCCGTCCTCGCGAAGGCCGCCCGCAAGGATCCCGCCGACATGCCGGAGGACGCGTGGCGTGCCCTCGTCGCCACCACTCGGGACGGCATCGATATCAACCCGCTGTACACGCGGGAGGACGAGATCGCTGAGCGCCCCGCGCCCGGCCAGTTCCCGTTTGTCCGCGGCGGGGACCGGTCGGGACTGCCGGAGAGCGGCTGGCACGTCAGCTCGCGGGTCGAGGTCGCGGGCGAGGTCTCCGAGGCCAATACCGAGATACTGGACCTGCTGAACCAGGGCGTCTCTGCACTGTGGCTCACCGCCGGGGCCACCGATCTGGCTGCTGTCCTGAAGGACGTCTACCTGGATCTGGCTCCGGTCACGTTCGACTCCGGCGCTGACCTGACCGAGGTCGCAGAGGCTTTCCTCGCCCTGCTCGATGAGCGCCGCTCCGCCGGCGACGGGGTCACCAACCGCGCCGCCGTCATCGCCGATCTGGGCGCGTCGCCCGTGACCTCCGCGTACGCGGGGGCGGACTCGATCGGACTCGACGCCGCGGTCCGGCTCGCGGCGCGGGTGTCGGAGCGGGAGGAGACAATCCGGACCTTCGTCGCCGACGGCACGGTCTTCCACGCCGACGGCGCCGGAGACGCCCAGGAGCTGGCGTATTCCGTCGCGGCAGGTCTGGAGTACGTGCGAGCGCTGATCTCCGCGGGATTGTCCGCCGAGGCCGCACTCGGCCAGGTCTCATTCCGGCTCGCCGCGACCGACGACCAGTTCGCCTCGATCGCCAAGTTCCGTGCCGGCAGGCTCATCTGGGCCCGGGTCGCCGAACTCCTCGGCGCCCCCGAGGCCGGAGGGGCACCTCAGCACGCGGTCACCTCGTCCGCAATGATGTCGCGCCGCGACCCCTGGGTGAACATGCTCCGCACCACCCTCGCCGCGTTCGGTGCTGGTGTCGGCGGCGCCACCACGGTGACGGTCCTCCCGTTCGACGCCTCGGTGCCGGGCGGGCTCGAGAACACGTCCCGCGCCTTCGCCGCGCGTATCGCCCGCAACACGCAACTCCTGCTGCTCGAGGAGTCCCATCTCGGTCACGTCGTGGATCCGGCCGGTGGCTCCTGGTACGTCGAATCGCTCACCGACTCACTCGCCGACGCCGCGTGGTCTGCGCTGCAGACGATCGAGGCCGAGGGCGGCCTGATCGCCGCGATCGAGGCGGGTACCGTCGCCGAGGCCATCGCCCGGGTGCGCCAGGCTCGCGACGCTGACATCGCCCACCGCACAGCCCCGATCACGGGCGTATCCGAGTTCCCCAATCTCGACGAGCAGGCCCTTGACGCGTCCCGCCGCGGTGGCGACACCTACCGCTATGGCCGCGCATTCGAGGACCTGAGGGACCGGTCTGACGCCCACCTGGAAGCCACCGGCGCCCGCCCGACCATCCTCATCGCGGGTCTCGGCCCGCAGGCCGAAACGACGCCCCGGGTGACGTTCGTGGCCAACCTGCTCGCCGCGGGCGGCATCGAGGCACGCAATCCGGGAGTCACCGAAGCCGGACAGTACGCCGGGGCCGCAGAGGGTGAGCAGATCGCCGTGCTCTGCGGCGCGGACAAGCGCTATGCAACCGAGGGGGCCGACGCCGTCCGCGCCCTCCGGGACGCCGGGATGTCGAAGGTGTACCTCGCCGGCAATGAGAAGGGCTTCCCCGCGGACGCGACCGACCGTCCGGACGGATACTTGGCCCTCGGCATGGACGCCGTCACCGCCCTGACCACCCTTCTCGACCAGCTGGAAGTGAAGTGA
- the inhA gene encoding NADH-dependent enoyl-ACP reductase InhA, producing MSETDTGATVEGGTGLLSGKTILVTGVITDASIAFHIAKHCQLHGARVILTAFGRPTLVKAISKRLPEHPPVIELDVQNEEDLAALSDRVREHTDSLDGVVHSIGFAPPSCLGDPFLDAPWKDVAVALEVSAYSYAALAKAVRPLLGRGGSIIGLDFDPRFSMPFYNWMSVAKNALEAVNRYVARELGPEGIRSNLIAAGPVKTLAAKAIAGDALGPGGELDQMQDEWDRRAPLGWDVDDPTAVATTAVALLSDLMAATTGTVIYADGGAGTVSFSGQEK from the coding sequence ATGAGCGAGACCGACACGGGCGCGACAGTGGAGGGCGGCACCGGGTTGCTGTCCGGTAAGACGATCCTCGTCACAGGCGTCATCACCGACGCGTCCATCGCGTTCCACATCGCAAAGCACTGCCAACTTCACGGCGCGCGGGTCATCCTCACCGCGTTCGGCCGTCCCACACTGGTCAAAGCCATCTCCAAGCGCCTGCCCGAACACCCGCCGGTGATCGAGCTCGACGTCCAGAACGAGGAGGACCTGGCGGCATTGTCCGACCGAGTGCGGGAGCACACCGACTCGCTTGACGGGGTGGTCCATTCGATCGGGTTCGCTCCGCCCAGCTGTCTCGGTGATCCCTTCCTCGACGCGCCGTGGAAGGACGTGGCAGTGGCGCTCGAGGTCTCCGCCTACTCCTACGCCGCGCTCGCAAAGGCTGTGCGTCCCCTCCTGGGTCGCGGCGGGTCGATCATCGGCCTCGACTTCGACCCCCGATTCTCCATGCCGTTCTACAACTGGATGTCGGTCGCCAAGAATGCCCTCGAGGCGGTCAACCGCTATGTCGCCCGCGAACTGGGGCCCGAGGGGATCCGCTCGAACCTCATCGCGGCCGGGCCCGTGAAGACCCTCGCAGCCAAGGCGATCGCCGGGGACGCACTCGGCCCCGGTGGCGAGCTCGACCAGATGCAGGACGAGTGGGACAGGCGGGCGCCGCTGGGCTGGGATGTCGACGACCCCACCGCGGTCGCGACGACAGCAGTCGCGCTGCTCTCTGACCTCATGGCCGCCACGACAGGCACGGTCATCTACGCGGACGGCGGCGCCGGCACCGTCTCCTTCAGCGGACAGGAGAAGTGA
- the fabG1 gene encoding 3-oxoacyl-ACP reductase FabG1, giving the protein MVSESTRDITPRTVLVTGGNRGIGRAVAERLHSDGHRVAVTHRGSGAPDGLFGVQCDVTDPASVDSAFTAVEAEFGPVEVVVSNAGITEDTLLMRMKDEQFTSVLDANLAGAFRVAKRASRGMLRARFGRLIFIGSVVGQSGTAGQVNYASSKAGLIGMARSLTRELGSRSITANVVAPGFIDTDMTSALDDKTQEQAIAAIPLGRKGSADDVAGVVSFLAGDDAGYISGAVIPVDGGMGMGH; this is encoded by the coding sequence ATGGTTTCCGAGAGCACGCGCGACATCACCCCCCGTACGGTCCTCGTGACCGGAGGTAACCGCGGGATCGGGCGGGCGGTGGCTGAGCGTCTCCACTCCGACGGCCACCGGGTGGCCGTCACCCACCGCGGATCCGGTGCACCCGACGGCCTTTTCGGGGTGCAGTGTGACGTCACCGATCCCGCCTCGGTTGACTCCGCCTTCACCGCCGTCGAGGCGGAGTTCGGACCCGTCGAGGTCGTCGTGTCCAATGCCGGCATCACCGAGGACACCCTGCTCATGCGGATGAAGGACGAGCAGTTCACCAGCGTGCTGGACGCCAATCTCGCCGGCGCGTTCCGCGTGGCCAAGCGGGCCTCCCGAGGAATGCTGCGGGCAAGGTTCGGTCGCTTGATCTTCATCGGCTCGGTGGTGGGCCAGTCCGGTACCGCGGGCCAGGTGAACTACGCCTCCTCCAAGGCCGGGCTTATCGGCATGGCGCGCTCGCTCACCCGCGAACTCGGATCGCGCAGCATCACCGCGAACGTCGTGGCCCCGGGATTCATCGATACGGATATGACCTCTGCGCTGGACGACAAGACGCAGGAGCAGGCCATCGCGGCGATCCCGCTCGGACGTAAGGGGTCGGCCGACGATGTGGCCGGTGTGGTGAGTTTCCTCGCCGGCGACGATGCCGGTTACATCTCCGGGGCCGTGATCCCGGTCGACGGCGGAATGGGAATGGGGCACTGA
- a CDS encoding ferrochelatase, with the protein MTGSTDDTGQQVDALLVLSFGGPEGQEDVIPFLENVTRGRGIPRERLEEVATHYRHLGGRSPINDLNREIITNVEAELARRGRDLPVYFGNRNWMPMVEDTVRQMVADGVRTAAVFATSAWGGYSGCAQYQEDIARARDQVEGAPTMVRLRQFYDHPLFVQRFATDLKAAVASAAPGARVIFTAHSVPNAADETAGPPALGGRLYSRQVAEASRLVAAAAGVEDYDLVWQSRSGPPSVPWLEPDVVDHVSDLASTKEVRDVVVVPIGFISDHVEVIWDLDTELVDEVRELGVTVTRCATPGPSPEFAGMILELLDEVESGTPQERPGSVPALGRNRDGSRCAIGCCAR; encoded by the coding sequence ATGACCGGATCGACGGACGACACCGGGCAGCAGGTGGACGCACTGCTCGTGCTCTCCTTTGGCGGGCCCGAGGGGCAGGAGGACGTGATCCCCTTCCTCGAGAACGTCACCCGGGGCCGAGGGATCCCGCGGGAGCGACTGGAGGAGGTGGCCACCCACTACCGCCATCTCGGTGGCCGCAGCCCCATCAACGACCTCAACCGGGAGATCATCACCAATGTGGAGGCCGAACTGGCCCGCCGAGGACGCGACCTGCCTGTCTACTTCGGTAACCGCAACTGGATGCCGATGGTCGAGGACACCGTGCGTCAGATGGTGGCCGACGGCGTGCGCACCGCCGCCGTATTCGCGACGTCGGCCTGGGGCGGGTACTCGGGCTGCGCCCAGTATCAGGAGGACATCGCCAGGGCCCGGGACCAGGTCGAGGGAGCGCCGACCATGGTGCGGCTCCGTCAGTTCTACGACCACCCATTGTTCGTGCAACGGTTCGCGACCGATCTCAAGGCGGCGGTCGCCTCCGCCGCCCCGGGGGCTCGGGTGATCTTCACGGCCCACTCCGTCCCGAATGCCGCAGACGAGACCGCGGGCCCGCCGGCCCTCGGCGGCCGCCTCTACAGCCGTCAGGTCGCCGAGGCGTCGCGACTGGTTGCAGCAGCGGCCGGCGTTGAGGACTACGACCTGGTGTGGCAGTCCCGCTCCGGCCCGCCGAGCGTGCCGTGGCTGGAACCGGATGTAGTGGACCATGTGAGCGACCTGGCATCGACGAAGGAGGTCCGAGACGTCGTGGTGGTTCCCATCGGGTTCATCTCCGACCACGTCGAAGTGATCTGGGACCTGGACACCGAACTGGTCGACGAAGTCCGCGAACTCGGTGTGACGGTGACCCGCTGTGCGACTCCCGGACCGAGTCCGGAGTTCGCCGGCATGATCCTCGAACTGCTCGACGAGGTCGAGTCGGGCACCCCGCAGGAGCGTCCCGGTAGCGTCCCCGCTCTGGGGCGCAACCGCGACGGTTCGCGCTGCGCGATCGGCTGCTGCGCGCGCTAG
- a CDS encoding DUF3097 domain-containing protein: MADMYGSDILSGTARRRRPEIPVVDAERDLVVEDAESGFCGAVVGFDRSYDGEFVKLEDRRGRVRLFAMTPSAFLIDGSPVTLRKPAPVAQRGPAITASGSRKVEGLRARTARAGRIWVEGIHDAALVEKIWGHDLRVEGVVVEPLHGIDDLHSLVTQFGPTRQARLGVLVDHLVKDSKESRIVAGLGENVLVTGHPYVDIWQAVKPSAVGIDEWPVVPRGEDWKTGICQRLGWGEPADGFRRVLSSVSSYRDIEPALLGAVERLVDFVTEPA, from the coding sequence ATGGCTGACATGTACGGCTCCGACATCCTGTCCGGGACGGCCCGGCGTCGACGACCGGAGATCCCGGTCGTCGACGCCGAACGCGATCTGGTGGTGGAGGACGCCGAGTCCGGGTTTTGCGGGGCCGTGGTGGGGTTCGACAGGTCGTACGACGGCGAGTTCGTCAAACTCGAGGACAGGCGGGGCCGGGTGCGTCTCTTCGCGATGACCCCCTCGGCGTTCCTCATCGACGGTTCTCCGGTCACCCTGCGCAAGCCGGCGCCGGTCGCGCAACGGGGACCCGCGATCACCGCGTCGGGGTCGCGGAAGGTCGAGGGGTTGCGCGCTCGTACTGCCCGGGCGGGCCGGATCTGGGTTGAGGGCATCCACGACGCGGCCCTGGTCGAGAAGATCTGGGGTCACGACCTGCGGGTCGAGGGCGTGGTCGTCGAGCCGCTGCACGGGATCGACGACCTGCACTCTCTGGTCACCCAATTCGGTCCCACCCGCCAGGCGCGCCTGGGGGTCCTGGTGGACCACCTCGTCAAGGACAGTAAGGAATCTCGGATCGTCGCCGGGCTCGGGGAGAACGTCCTGGTGACCGGTCACCCGTACGTGGATATCTGGCAGGCGGTCAAGCCCTCCGCTGTGGGTATTGACGAATGGCCGGTGGTGCCTCGCGGGGAGGACTGGAAGACGGGGATCTGCCAGCGACTGGGCTGGGGCGAGCCAGCGGACGGTTTCCGCCGCGTCTTGTCCTCGGTGAGTTCCTACCGGGACATCGAGCCGGCCCTGCTTGGCGCGGTGGAGAGACTGGTCGACTTCGTCACCGAACCGGCCTGA
- a CDS encoding AAA family ATPase — MSSPARSDGPGRAPGTPDHAKEPSAVSDPHPETPSQHGEPPAVSASTAAEDARLLERAVYEVKKVVVGQDRLIEMILVGLLSRGHILLEGVPGVAKTLTVETFATVVGGSFSRLQFTPDLVPADIVGTRIYRQGREEFEVELGPILANFVLADEINRAPAKVQSALLEVMAEGHVSIGGQTFPMPSPFLVMATQNPIESEGVYQLPEAQRDRFLFKLVVDYPSPEEEREIVYRMGTTPPEPTQVLGVDALIRLQTAVREVFVHHALVDYVVRVTIATREPARHGLEDVARWLSYGASPRATLGAVTAARALALVRGRDYVVPQDVVDVLPAVLRHRLVLTYDALADEVTADTVVRRVLEAVPLPQISAVPAQAGPPPSR, encoded by the coding sequence CTGTCGTCCCCAGCCCGTTCGGACGGCCCCGGCAGGGCGCCCGGAACACCCGACCACGCGAAGGAGCCCTCCGCGGTGAGCGATCCCCACCCCGAAACGCCGAGCCAGCACGGCGAGCCGCCAGCGGTGAGCGCGTCGACCGCCGCGGAGGACGCCCGTCTCCTTGAGCGGGCAGTCTACGAGGTCAAGAAGGTCGTGGTGGGCCAGGACCGATTGATCGAGATGATCCTCGTCGGCCTGCTCTCGCGGGGTCATATCCTGCTCGAGGGTGTCCCCGGCGTGGCCAAGACCCTCACCGTGGAGACCTTCGCGACCGTGGTGGGGGGCAGCTTCAGTCGTCTCCAGTTCACCCCGGACCTGGTACCCGCCGACATCGTCGGTACCCGGATCTACCGTCAGGGGCGCGAGGAGTTCGAGGTCGAACTCGGCCCGATCCTGGCCAACTTCGTGCTCGCAGACGAGATCAACCGGGCTCCCGCGAAGGTCCAGTCCGCGTTGCTGGAGGTCATGGCCGAGGGACACGTTTCCATCGGCGGTCAGACCTTCCCCATGCCCAGCCCGTTCCTCGTCATGGCTACGCAGAACCCCATCGAGAGCGAGGGCGTGTACCAGCTGCCCGAGGCGCAACGGGACCGCTTCCTGTTCAAGCTCGTCGTTGATTACCCGAGCCCGGAGGAAGAACGTGAGATCGTCTACCGGATGGGCACCACGCCCCCGGAACCGACGCAGGTGCTCGGGGTGGACGCCCTGATACGCCTACAGACGGCGGTCCGCGAGGTGTTCGTCCATCACGCGTTGGTCGACTACGTCGTCCGCGTCACGATCGCCACGCGCGAACCCGCACGACACGGCCTCGAGGACGTCGCGCGTTGGCTGTCCTACGGCGCTTCTCCGCGCGCGACGCTCGGCGCCGTCACCGCGGCCCGCGCGCTCGCCTTGGTGCGCGGGCGCGACTACGTGGTCCCGCAGGACGTAGTTGACGTCCTGCCCGCCGTCCTCCGCCACCGGCTCGTGCTGACCTACGATGCACTGGCCGACGAGGTCACCGCCGACACCGTTGTGCGCCGCGTGCTCGAGGCAGTGCCGCTCCCGCAGATCAGCGCGGTTCCCGCCCAGGCCGGCCCACCGCCGTCACGGTGA
- a CDS encoding VWA domain-containing protein, with product MSLSEFQHPLWLILLVVPLALAAGYVIALRSKKRRTVRFGNFGALRTVDRRGRHWFTHVPAVLLVLSLLALVVALAGPQREQKVPRNRATVMLVVDVSLSMEATDVSPSRLEAAQQAATTFTNNLTQGVNLGLVSYAGTASMLVAPTTDRGPVVRAVERLKLDERTATGEAIYTATQAISTFTESLGGPDQAPPARIVLLSDGKETVPADPTEERGAFTAAERAAEAGIPVSTISFGTLYGTVDIQGRPQPVPVDDASLRRIADISDGDFFTASSLEELDSVYRTLEEQIGYEWKNADASRPWLVVGTLLAMAAAAGSLSAHRRIP from the coding sequence GTGAGCCTCTCCGAATTCCAGCACCCGCTCTGGCTGATACTGCTGGTCGTGCCCCTCGCACTCGCCGCGGGGTACGTCATCGCGCTGCGCTCGAAGAAGCGGCGGACCGTACGGTTCGGCAATTTCGGGGCCCTGCGAACCGTCGACCGTCGCGGCCGCCACTGGTTCACGCACGTCCCTGCCGTGCTCCTGGTGCTCTCGCTGCTCGCCCTCGTAGTGGCCCTGGCTGGACCACAGAGGGAGCAGAAGGTCCCACGGAACCGGGCGACCGTGATGCTCGTCGTCGACGTGTCCCTCTCCATGGAGGCCACCGACGTCTCGCCGTCGCGGCTCGAGGCCGCGCAACAGGCCGCCACGACCTTCACCAACAATCTCACCCAAGGCGTCAACCTGGGTCTGGTGTCCTACGCGGGTACCGCGTCGATGCTCGTCGCCCCCACCACCGATCGGGGACCGGTGGTCCGCGCGGTCGAGCGGCTCAAACTCGACGAGCGGACCGCCACAGGCGAGGCCATCTACACCGCCACGCAGGCGATCTCCACGTTCACCGAGAGCCTCGGCGGCCCCGACCAGGCACCACCGGCGAGGATCGTGTTGCTCTCCGACGGAAAGGAGACCGTGCCCGCCGACCCCACCGAGGAGCGGGGCGCGTTCACCGCCGCCGAACGCGCCGCGGAGGCGGGCATCCCCGTCTCCACCATCTCGTTCGGCACCCTGTACGGCACCGTCGACATCCAGGGCAGGCCCCAGCCGGTTCCCGTCGACGACGCATCCCTTCGCCGGATCGCGGATATCTCCGACGGCGACTTCTTCACCGCCTCCAGCCTGGAGGAGCTCGACTCCGTCTACCGGACTCTCGAGGAACAGATCGGTTACGAATGGAAGAATGCCGACGCCTCCCGGCCCTGGCTCGTCGTAGGGACCTTGCTGGCGATGGCAGCCGCCGCAGGCTCCTTGTCCGCGCACCGCAGGATCCCGTGA